Proteins encoded by one window of Candidatus Paceibacterota bacterium:
- a CDS encoding tyrosine-protein phosphatase: MAEELPTPFSGSYWVVPEQLLAGEYPGEVNPEMTRKRLQALIARGIRTFIDLTDEDEVNEDAKVIPPYRSVLRQVSEQESVQTTYANIPVEDRGVPSPWTLRCILDVIDRSIADENPVYVHCWAGRGRTGTVVGCYLKRHGMAEETDVIQKLAALRRGTPNGRQTSPHTKEQVRMVTNWKKGV, from the coding sequence ATGGCTGAAGAACTTCCAACCCCATTTTCCGGGTCATACTGGGTGGTGCCGGAGCAGCTTCTGGCAGGCGAGTATCCGGGAGAGGTCAACCCTGAGATGACGCGCAAGAGGCTGCAGGCTCTCATTGCTCGTGGCATTAGGACGTTCATCGACCTTACCGATGAGGACGAAGTGAACGAGGATGCGAAGGTCATACCTCCGTATCGGAGCGTGTTGCGCCAAGTTTCCGAGCAGGAGTCCGTTCAGACGACTTACGCAAACATTCCGGTAGAGGACCGCGGTGTTCCGTCCCCGTGGACCCTGCGCTGTATTCTCGATGTAATCGACCGGTCCATTGCTGATGAGAATCCAGTTTACGTCCATTGCTGGGCCGGTCGGGGGCGGACCGGCACGGTGGTCGGCTGCTATCTGAAGCGCCACGGTATGGCGGAAGAAACGGATGTGATTCAAAAGCTCGCCGCTTTGCGACGAGGCACGCCCAACGGCAGGCAGACATCCCCTCACACGAAAGAGCAAGTCAGAATGGTTACGAACTGGAAGAAGGGGGTATGA
- a CDS encoding DUF3267 domain-containing protein, with the protein MTAGLVAVLWLAITPFQLQDVTSTMSLRGFLVSFAGMVVVHELIHLVVHPMSGRSPHSIVGAGGPTTGVYAHYAGEMARNRFVAILLMPLVIISFVPLFVAAVGQVSSGWIAFISAFNAFGACADTLDAGLVLFHIPATATVRCRGLRIYWREHDTLAAYFSVERMAAGDTRLQIRAPGVRRHRSPSRWP; encoded by the coding sequence GTGACCGCAGGGCTGGTCGCCGTGCTTTGGTTGGCCATTACACCTTTCCAGTTACAGGATGTGACCTCCACCATGTCCTTGCGCGGCTTTTTAGTTTCGTTTGCAGGTATGGTCGTTGTCCACGAACTGATCCATCTGGTTGTTCACCCAATGTCAGGACGGTCGCCGCATTCGATTGTGGGTGCGGGAGGGCCGACAACGGGAGTTTACGCCCACTACGCCGGAGAGATGGCACGCAACCGCTTTGTCGCCATCCTCCTCATGCCTCTGGTGATCATCAGCTTTGTTCCATTGTTTGTGGCTGCCGTTGGACAGGTTTCCTCTGGCTGGATAGCGTTTATCTCCGCCTTCAACGCTTTTGGAGCTTGCGCAGATACACTCGACGCAGGGCTAGTTCTGTTTCACATTCCAGCTACCGCGACCGTTCGCTGTCGGGGCTTGAGGATATACTGGAGAGAGCATGACACACTGGCCGCCTACTTTTCGGTCGAGCGAATGGCGGCGGGCGATACCCGTCTGCAAATTCGAGCGCCTGGTGTCCGCCGCCATCGCTCACCTTCGCGTTGGCCGTGA
- a CDS encoding excisionase family DNA-binding protein — protein MLKAERQGEVAQLLTRGELAAALNVSVRTVDRMLAEDELPCMKLRGSLVRFYLPDVLRGLAATAGTRKRGPGKMTNEGVRP, from the coding sequence ATGCTGAAAGCTGAAAGACAGGGCGAGGTGGCGCAGCTCTTGACGAGGGGAGAGCTGGCGGCGGCCCTCAACGTGTCGGTGCGCACGGTGGACCGGATGCTGGCCGAGGATGAGCTGCCTTGCATGAAGCTACGGGGAAGCTTGGTGCGGTTCTACCTGCCGGACGTGCTCCGGGGGCTGGCGGCAACTGCAGGAACGCGCAAGCGGGGGCCGGGAAAGATGACCAATGAAGGGGTCAGACCATAG
- a CDS encoding DUF4055 domain-containing protein: MVEEQIINWRVERVNGRSVPTLVVLREVAQGTSGEGEDEFESSPVEQIRVLRLVVDDNGTPFCRVEVWQEKERAWSSWAGLRRAKKEWVLVESRVPRRLGKPLPLIPFVFHGPRHSRPDVDRGPLEDIIAVNLDHYRLDADFKHGLHFTALPTAWVSGFDKGASLRIGSSQAWVSETPGANAGFLEFKGQGLETFERAMDRDERLMTVLGSRMLEEAKRVGETATAIELRQSGEYSILGNVAFSVSESLTEMLRWVYWWNSTEELPDDVSDTQVLIQLNTDFSTKGLASQDIQAIVSAWQAGAISQDTMHELFRRGEVLPEGRTNEEEAELILESRKQKAEIRRGRPQMDTDGHGFIAR; encoded by the coding sequence ATGGTGGAAGAGCAGATCATCAACTGGCGAGTGGAGCGCGTGAATGGGCGAAGCGTGCCTACGCTGGTGGTGCTGCGTGAGGTTGCTCAAGGCACGAGCGGAGAAGGCGAAGATGAATTTGAGTCGTCGCCGGTGGAACAAATCCGGGTGCTGCGGTTGGTGGTGGATGACAATGGGACTCCTTTCTGCCGCGTGGAGGTTTGGCAAGAAAAAGAGCGGGCTTGGTCTTCCTGGGCGGGACTGCGACGTGCCAAGAAGGAGTGGGTGTTGGTGGAGTCGCGCGTGCCGCGGCGGCTGGGCAAGCCGTTGCCGCTGATTCCGTTTGTATTCCATGGGCCGCGTCATTCGCGGCCGGATGTGGATCGCGGGCCGCTGGAGGACATCATCGCGGTGAACCTCGACCACTACCGTCTGGATGCCGACTTCAAGCACGGGCTGCATTTCACGGCGCTGCCTACCGCGTGGGTGAGTGGTTTCGACAAGGGCGCGTCGCTTCGGATTGGTTCCAGCCAGGCGTGGGTGAGTGAGACACCAGGGGCGAATGCGGGCTTCCTGGAGTTCAAAGGTCAGGGGTTGGAGACCTTCGAGCGGGCGATGGATCGCGACGAGCGCCTCATGACTGTGCTCGGTTCGCGGATGCTGGAGGAAGCAAAGCGGGTGGGCGAGACGGCTACCGCGATCGAACTACGCCAGTCCGGCGAATACAGCATCCTGGGGAATGTAGCGTTCAGTGTGAGCGAGTCGCTGACGGAAATGCTGCGCTGGGTCTACTGGTGGAACTCGACGGAGGAACTCCCGGATGATGTGAGCGACACGCAGGTGCTCATTCAGCTCAACACGGATTTCAGCACCAAGGGTCTGGCGAGCCAGGACATTCAGGCAATCGTTAGTGCCTGGCAAGCCGGCGCCATCAGCCAGGACACCATGCATGAGTTGTTCCGCCGGGGTGAAGTGTTACCCGAAGGTCGGACAAATGAGGAGGAGGCGGAGCTGATCCTGGAAAGCAGAAAGCAGAAAGCAGAAATTCGGAGAGGGCGACCACAGATGGACACTGATGGACACGGATTTATTGCCCGCTAA
- a CDS encoding ABC transporter permease — translation MFSRILTLVIKELETLLQDRQSRLLLIVPVLLQLALFPFAATLEVKNNTLAVYNEDHGRESAELIQRFSQTRAFTRLLNLHSEAAVRRAIDNQVALLVLRFPPDFSRDVAADRPSKIQAILDGRRSNSGQIALGYVQQIINDFTAERLDSRQKVAPSILNARYWFNPNLEYHWHILPCLIAIITSLNVLIVTALSVAREREQGTLDQLLVSPLTPGMIMIGKIIPAILVAILQGTIVLLGAIFFYRIPFQGSFMPLYGSMIFYSLALAGFGLLISSVCATQQQAFLGVFSFLMPAILLSGYATPVDNMPAWLQCLDWVNPMRHFIVIAKGLFLKDFSHVALFHSLYPLLVIAIGTLAAADWLLRKRLA, via the coding sequence ATGTTCTCGCGCATTCTCACACTGGTCATCAAAGAGCTCGAGACGCTGCTGCAGGATCGGCAAAGCCGCCTTCTCCTCATCGTGCCCGTCCTTTTGCAGCTGGCGTTGTTTCCCTTTGCCGCCACATTAGAGGTCAAGAACAACACCCTCGCGGTCTACAATGAGGACCATGGTCGTGAATCCGCTGAGCTGATACAGCGCTTCTCGCAAACCAGGGCGTTCACCCGCCTCCTGAACCTTCACAGCGAAGCCGCGGTGCGCCGCGCCATTGATAACCAGGTGGCGTTGTTGGTCCTCCGTTTCCCGCCCGACTTTTCGCGCGATGTCGCCGCGGATCGCCCTTCGAAAATCCAGGCTATCCTCGACGGGCGCCGCTCCAACAGCGGCCAGATCGCCCTCGGCTACGTGCAACAGATCATCAACGACTTCACCGCCGAACGGCTTGACTCCCGGCAAAAGGTCGCTCCCTCAATCTTGAATGCCCGCTACTGGTTCAATCCGAACCTGGAGTATCACTGGCACATTCTACCCTGCTTGATTGCCATCATCACCTCGTTAAACGTGCTCATTGTCACCGCGCTTTCCGTTGCCCGCGAACGCGAGCAGGGCACGCTCGACCAACTCCTGGTTTCGCCGCTCACGCCCGGAATGATCATGATCGGCAAGATCATTCCGGCCATTCTCGTGGCCATCCTGCAAGGCACCATCGTTCTGCTCGGAGCCATCTTCTTCTACCGCATCCCGTTTCAAGGATCGTTTATGCCGCTTTACGGCAGCATGATTTTCTACAGTCTGGCGCTGGCCGGGTTCGGACTGCTTATCTCATCCGTCTGCGCCACGCAGCAGCAGGCGTTCCTCGGCGTTTTCAGCTTCTTGATGCCGGCCATCCTTCTCTCCGGGTACGCCACCCCGGTCGATAATATGCCAGCCTGGCTGCAATGCCTGGACTGGGTGAACCCCATGCGCCATTTCATCGTCATAGCGAAAGGCCTTTTTCTGAAGGACTTCAGCCATGTTGCCTTGTTTCACAGTCTCTATCCGCTGCTGGTCATCGCCATTGGAACACTGGCCGCCGCAGACTGGCTGCTTCGCAAACGCCTGGCGTGA
- a CDS encoding ABC transporter permease, whose product MKSFSFRRLRALCRKETWQILRDPSSILIAFVLPVVMLFIFGYGINLDLTTVNVGLVLEDKSPEARRFADNLHGSPYFAIYTAETRAQIERALTDGAVRGFVVVPLDFSERIKRPADTAPLLVVADGSEPNTASFVQNYVAGAWNGWMQQRASERGERPPARIGVESRFWYNPGAVSRNVLIPGSITIIMTVIGALLTSLVVAREWERGTMEALLASPVTRAELLLSKVLPYYALGIASLFLCVGVAVFVMKVPFRGSLLLLWLIGSLFLASSLGLGLLLSTVLRNQFNAALAALNAAFLPAVMLSGFLFEIRSMPAGLQAVTYLIPARYFVTAMQTLFQAGNVWPILSNSAGCLVVAGMLFLGVTALKTRRRLE is encoded by the coding sequence ATGAAGTCCTTTTCCTTTCGCCGCTTGCGTGCCCTCTGCCGGAAGGAGACCTGGCAAATCCTGCGCGACCCCAGCAGCATTCTCATCGCTTTCGTGTTGCCAGTCGTAATGCTGTTCATTTTCGGCTACGGCATCAACCTGGACTTGACCACCGTGAACGTTGGCCTCGTGCTGGAGGACAAAAGCCCGGAGGCCCGCCGTTTTGCGGACAATCTTCACGGCTCACCTTATTTCGCCATCTACACCGCCGAGACGCGGGCGCAAATCGAGCGGGCGCTAACCGATGGCGCTGTGCGAGGCTTCGTGGTCGTGCCGCTGGACTTCTCCGAGAGAATCAAACGGCCCGCCGATACCGCCCCGTTGCTCGTCGTGGCTGATGGCTCGGAACCCAACACCGCCAGTTTCGTGCAGAATTATGTGGCCGGCGCGTGGAACGGCTGGATGCAGCAGCGCGCCAGCGAGCGCGGAGAGAGGCCGCCGGCCAGAATTGGTGTCGAATCGCGCTTTTGGTATAACCCCGGTGCCGTAAGCCGGAACGTCCTCATTCCGGGCTCCATCACCATCATCATGACGGTCATTGGGGCGCTGCTGACCTCCCTCGTGGTCGCCCGCGAATGGGAACGCGGCACGATGGAGGCGTTGCTGGCTTCGCCGGTCACCCGCGCCGAATTGCTCTTGAGCAAGGTGTTGCCTTATTACGCGCTCGGCATCGCTTCGCTGTTTCTGTGTGTCGGCGTGGCGGTCTTCGTCATGAAAGTGCCTTTCCGCGGTTCGCTCCTGTTGTTGTGGCTGATCGGATCGCTGTTCCTCGCCAGCAGTCTAGGGCTGGGCCTCTTGCTCTCGACCGTGTTGCGCAACCAGTTCAACGCCGCCCTGGCCGCCCTCAATGCGGCGTTTTTGCCTGCCGTCATGCTTTCCGGTTTCCTGTTCGAGATCCGCAGCATGCCCGCCGGCCTGCAAGCCGTCACTTACCTGATACCGGCCCGCTATTTTGTCACCGCCATGCAGACGCTTTTCCAGGCCGGCAACGTCTGGCCCATCCTCTCGAACAGCGCGGGGTGCCTGGTTGTGGCGGGAATGCTGTTCCTTGGCGTAACCGCGCTGAAAACCCGCCGCCGCTTGGAGTAA
- a CDS encoding ATP-binding cassette domain-containing protein: MSEPLVTLDSVRKVFPRAKKPALESVSALLRAGQITGLVGPDGAGKTTLIRLMAGLLPPSSGTIRVDGCDPIRDAGKLRAFIGYMPQKFGLYEDLSVQENLELHADLRGVVGAERESTFKRLLEFTDLARFTARQAGRLSGGMKQKLGLACALLGRPKLLLLDEPSVGVDPISRRELWRMVHELVAQGMAVVWSTAYLDEAELCAEVLLMNEGRLILSGNPREITNRIHNRSLQIRRLAGNRRQLLARALRQPAVMDGVIQGRAVRLVLREGAVGLDLKELDAGDEAELVPVTPRFEDAFIEALGGGPGGDSVLAQHLRPVPASHETVVEAVGLTKQFGAFTATDHVDFAVKRGEIFGLLGPNGAGKSTTFRMMCGLLAPTSGTATVMGIDLKTSASEARQRLGYMAQKFSLYGNLTVHQNLKFFSGAYGLRGAQRKTAMAEMVEVFKLQPYLDTTLGTLPLGFKQRLALACAVMHQPAILFLDEPTSGVDPVTRREFWTHINGVVEKGVTVMVTTHFMDEAEYCDRIALVFRGRIIAAGSPDQLREQVGTASNPDPSMEDAFISLVQQHASEFPA; the protein is encoded by the coding sequence ATGAGTGAGCCTCTCGTCACCCTTGACTCGGTCCGCAAAGTCTTCCCCCGTGCGAAGAAGCCTGCCTTGGAAAGTGTCTCGGCGCTGCTGCGGGCCGGCCAGATCACCGGTTTGGTCGGACCGGATGGCGCGGGCAAAACGACGCTCATCCGGCTGATGGCCGGGTTGCTGCCGCCTTCCTCCGGAACCATCAGGGTAGATGGGTGCGACCCCATTCGCGATGCCGGCAAGCTGCGGGCGTTCATCGGCTACATGCCGCAGAAATTCGGCCTATATGAAGATCTGTCGGTCCAGGAGAATCTCGAACTTCATGCCGACTTGCGGGGAGTGGTGGGCGCGGAGCGCGAGTCCACCTTCAAACGGCTCCTGGAGTTCACCGACCTGGCCCGCTTTACCGCCCGTCAGGCCGGCCGGCTCTCCGGCGGGATGAAACAGAAGCTCGGCCTGGCCTGCGCCCTCCTGGGACGCCCAAAGCTGCTGTTGCTGGATGAGCCGAGTGTGGGCGTTGACCCCATTTCGCGCCGCGAATTGTGGAGGATGGTCCACGAGCTCGTCGCCCAGGGCATGGCAGTGGTCTGGAGCACGGCCTATCTGGATGAAGCTGAGTTGTGCGCCGAGGTCCTCTTGATGAACGAAGGGCGGCTGATTCTTTCCGGAAACCCCCGGGAAATCACCAATCGGATTCATAATCGCAGCCTGCAAATCCGGCGCCTCGCCGGCAACCGCCGCCAATTGCTCGCCCGCGCGCTGCGGCAGCCCGCCGTGATGGATGGCGTCATCCAGGGCCGCGCGGTCCGTCTCGTGCTTCGCGAGGGAGCGGTCGGGCTCGATCTGAAAGAACTCGATGCCGGCGACGAGGCGGAGCTTGTGCCTGTCACTCCGCGGTTTGAGGACGCGTTTATTGAAGCGCTCGGCGGCGGTCCGGGCGGCGACTCAGTTCTGGCGCAGCACCTCCGGCCGGTGCCGGCCAGTCACGAGACGGTGGTGGAAGCGGTGGGGCTGACGAAACAATTCGGCGCCTTCACTGCCACCGATCACGTTGACTTCGCGGTCAAACGCGGTGAGATCTTCGGCTTGCTCGGGCCGAACGGCGCCGGCAAGTCCACGACCTTCCGCATGATGTGCGGTCTGCTCGCGCCCACCTCCGGGACGGCCACCGTCATGGGCATAGATCTCAAAACCAGCGCCAGCGAGGCCCGCCAGAGACTCGGCTACATGGCGCAGAAGTTCTCACTCTACGGCAATCTGACCGTCCATCAGAACTTGAAGTTCTTCTCCGGCGCTTACGGGCTGCGCGGCGCCCAACGGAAGACCGCCATGGCGGAAATGGTCGAGGTCTTCAAGTTGCAGCCCTACCTGGACACCACCCTCGGCACCCTCCCTCTCGGCTTCAAGCAGCGGCTCGCCCTGGCCTGCGCCGTCATGCACCAACCCGCCATCCTCTTCCTGGACGAACCGACCTCCGGCGTTGACCCGGTGACGCGTCGTGAGTTCTGGACACATATCAACGGCGTGGTCGAAAAGGGCGTCACGGTCATGGTTACAACGCATTTCATGGACGAGGCCGAATACTGCGACCGCATCGCCCTGGTATTCCGCGGCAGGATCATTGCGGCCGGTTCCCCCGACCAGCTCAGGGAGCAGGTCGGGACCGCATCGAATCCTGACCCGTCCATGGAGGATGCCTTCATCTCCCTGGTGCAACAACACGCCTCCGAGTTCCCGGCATGA
- the hlyD gene encoding secretion protein HlyD translates to MKKIILIAIVVLAVVAGASWAYHKFLPRKTTTLTLYGNVDIREVTLGFRVGGKLTKLLFDEGDKVKAGEVMAILDDEPYRNQVAVAQAQVESLRARLQLRESGNRPEEIAQARSLVREREATAVNAERLYQRAEELLATKAVSVQERDNAKASFEEAEARLKSARDQLALSEAGFRVEDIAQAKADLAQAEAALATAQLQVKDTVLTAPSDGVVLTRAQEGGAILQAGSTVFTLSLVSPVWVRAYVQEPDLGRIHPGMKVEIHTDSRRDQPYTGQIGYISPRAEFTPKTVETTQLRTALVYRLRVVVANPDQGLRQGMPVTVTLASN, encoded by the coding sequence GTGAAGAAGATCATCCTTATTGCAATTGTTGTGTTGGCCGTCGTGGCGGGCGCAAGCTGGGCCTATCACAAGTTTCTTCCGCGAAAGACCACCACGCTGACGCTGTACGGCAATGTGGATATCCGCGAAGTCACCCTCGGCTTCCGTGTTGGCGGCAAACTAACGAAACTTCTTTTCGACGAGGGTGACAAGGTCAAGGCGGGCGAGGTGATGGCGATTCTCGATGATGAGCCCTATCGCAACCAGGTCGCCGTTGCCCAGGCGCAGGTCGAATCACTGCGGGCGCGCCTCCAGTTGCGCGAATCCGGCAATCGTCCTGAGGAAATTGCGCAAGCGCGGTCGCTCGTTCGCGAACGCGAAGCCACCGCCGTCAATGCCGAGAGGTTATACCAGCGAGCCGAAGAGCTGCTGGCTACCAAGGCCGTTTCGGTCCAGGAGCGCGACAACGCCAAAGCCAGTTTCGAGGAGGCCGAGGCGCGCCTCAAGTCCGCGCGTGACCAACTCGCGCTTTCCGAAGCCGGCTTTCGAGTCGAAGACATTGCCCAGGCCAAAGCCGACCTCGCCCAGGCCGAAGCGGCGCTGGCCACTGCTCAACTTCAAGTGAAGGACACAGTCCTGACCGCACCGTCGGATGGGGTCGTGCTCACGCGGGCACAGGAAGGAGGCGCCATCCTGCAGGCCGGTTCCACCGTTTTCACTCTCTCGTTGGTGAGCCCGGTTTGGGTTCGCGCCTACGTGCAGGAGCCCGATCTCGGCCGCATTCATCCAGGCATGAAGGTCGAGATTCACACCGACTCCCGCCGTGACCAACCATACACCGGCCAGATTGGATACATCTCCCCGCGCGCCGAGTTCACTCCCAAAACGGTGGAAACAACCCAACTGCGCACAGCGCTGGTTTACCGGCTGCGTGTCGTCGTAGCCAATCCCGATCAGGGACTCCGCCAGGGCATGCCAGTGACTGTCACGCTCGCCAGCAATTAG
- a CDS encoding TetR/AcrR family transcriptional regulator, with the protein MAKPTGLGAPLAEPVPAGDPAKCRILEGARRHFFAHGFRGVSMDDLAAELGMSKKTLYSRFATKHNLLEAVIDEQFRRVSAECEQILAVAGADFPKTLQAFLACLQRYTAEIQPPFIKDIRQEAPETFQRVERLRRAVIERYFGELMRRGRAAGFIRKDIPAALIMEILLAALRSILNPVRMEELDLTVKSGCSLITKVVLEGAMAPGSNAAR; encoded by the coding sequence ATGGCCAAACCTACTGGGCTGGGTGCCCCGCTCGCTGAGCCAGTGCCCGCCGGAGACCCGGCAAAATGCCGCATCCTGGAAGGGGCGCGCCGGCATTTCTTCGCCCATGGATTCCGCGGCGTCTCCATGGATGATCTCGCCGCGGAACTGGGCATGAGCAAGAAGACGCTCTATTCGCGCTTTGCCACGAAACACAATCTGCTGGAGGCGGTGATTGATGAGCAATTCCGCAGGGTGAGCGCCGAATGCGAGCAAATCCTCGCGGTTGCGGGCGCGGATTTCCCCAAAACCCTGCAGGCGTTTCTGGCTTGCCTCCAACGCTATACAGCGGAAATCCAGCCCCCATTTATCAAGGACATCCGTCAGGAGGCGCCGGAGACCTTCCAGCGCGTGGAACGGCTTCGCCGCGCTGTCATCGAGAGGTATTTCGGCGAACTGATGCGCCGGGGGCGCGCCGCTGGTTTCATTCGCAAAGACATTCCCGCCGCTCTCATCATGGAAATCCTGCTCGCCGCGCTTCGGTCGATCCTGAATCCGGTGCGGATGGAGGAGTTGGACCTGACGGTCAAGAGCGGCTGCTCTCTTATCACCAAAGTCGTGCTGGAAGGAGCCATGGCCCCTGGATCCAACGCGGCGCGCTGA
- a CDS encoding type II secretion system protein, translating into MKRRPNHARRRTDDFRCVQTAKAQPRAGFSLIEAVAVAAILILLFTLYWGPSTTRNRQRKAQRDCQNQLQRLFIALNIYATEHDSRFPAVAGARTSAEALEALVPRYTSDTAAFFCPGAKQPASLAGDSLRQQRISYAYYMGRSLREPRQPLMSDQQVNNLARNAGEHAFSSNGKPPGNNHGKRGGNFLYCDGSVAATPPCVPFSLLLTQGVVLLNPNPAP; encoded by the coding sequence ATGAAGCGCAGGCCGAACCACGCGCGCCGCCGGACCGACGATTTCCGTTGTGTTCAAACAGCGAAAGCTCAACCGCGTGCCGGTTTTTCGCTCATCGAAGCAGTCGCGGTGGCAGCGATTCTCATTCTGCTCTTCACGCTTTATTGGGGGCCCAGCACCACCAGGAACCGCCAGCGGAAGGCGCAACGGGATTGTCAAAACCAATTGCAGCGGCTTTTCATCGCCTTGAACATCTATGCCACCGAGCACGACAGCCGGTTTCCCGCCGTGGCCGGCGCGCGCACCTCAGCGGAAGCGCTCGAGGCCCTGGTGCCCCGTTACACCTCCGATACGGCGGCCTTCTTTTGCCCCGGCGCCAAGCAGCCGGCGTCTCTCGCGGGCGACTCGCTCCGCCAGCAACGGATCAGTTATGCCTATTACATGGGGCGCAGCCTGCGGGAGCCACGGCAGCCGCTAATGAGCGATCAGCAGGTGAACAACCTGGCGAGAAACGCTGGTGAGCATGCGTTTTCCAGCAACGGCAAGCCGCCCGGCAACAACCACGGCAAGCGCGGCGGCAACTTCCTCTATTGCGATGGCAGCGTTGCAGCCACTCCGCCCTGTGTGCCCTTTTCCCTCCTGCTGACGCAGGGGGTCGTCCTCTTAAACCCCAACCCCGCTCCGTGA